One genomic region from Solwaraspora sp. WMMD792 encodes:
- a CDS encoding transketolase C-terminal domain-containing protein, with amino-acid sequence MLSDVTTPQDLDERFRTAVAAMDTAPDRRAPEQPVRDGTLLTGQSALALFDAQLTSRHLDLAKRWLRSFGEGFYTLGSSGHEGNAALAAAVRVTDPALLHYRSGGFYCARLAQAGLAAGHEPGVESGLRPGVADPAAGTDAGEAGTDPVTDAAWDVLRGAVASASDPTTGGRGKVFGNTAINIVPTSGTVGGHLPRAVGTALGIDRMRRMVPTVRQRQPGLTRSAAVGRAYLEPRLPWPDDAIVVCSFGDAAVNHAAAAAAFNTAGWADHAGLSTPVLFVCEDNGLGGSVRSPDGWVAETLRSRPGLRYFAADGCDLAATYDVAAEAAAWVREHRRPAVLHLSTVRLMGHSGADVESAYRSAEEIDRDVARDPLVGTARLLVAAGLASPDEIISRYDEVGWQVRKVAEEVIGEAKLETAGQVVATIAPRRPIRVARVVADTGARAAGAAATTRATTLGTRLPEERGPMTLAQTITAALADGLLAYPAMTVFGADVAAKGGVHGVTAGLQDRFGDHRVFDTTGDGTTVLGIGLGAGLAGQLPVPEIQYLSHLHSAEDQLRGEAAALQFLSRGGYRNPMVLRVSGLAYQESLGGHLYNDNSLAVLRDVPGLVLAVPARADDAAGLLRSCLASAAVDGSVCVFLEPVALYDTRDLHSPDDGLWLAPYTPPGEWGARHIPVGRARSYSVGSGEDLTVITFGNGVRMSLRVAARLAAEGAGCRVVDLRWLAPLPVADIIREATATGRVLVVDETRRSGGVGEGVLAALVEAGYVGAAARIAALDTYVPLGPVANQVLVGEDAITQGARALLAR; translated from the coding sequence ATGCTGTCCGACGTGACCACCCCGCAGGACCTCGACGAACGGTTCCGCACCGCGGTCGCCGCGATGGACACCGCGCCGGACCGACGGGCACCCGAACAGCCGGTACGCGACGGCACCCTGCTCACCGGGCAGTCCGCGCTGGCGCTGTTCGACGCCCAACTCACCAGCCGCCATCTCGACCTGGCCAAACGCTGGCTGCGCAGCTTCGGAGAAGGTTTCTACACGCTCGGCTCGTCCGGCCACGAGGGCAACGCGGCGCTGGCGGCCGCCGTCCGGGTGACCGACCCGGCGCTACTGCACTACCGGTCCGGTGGCTTCTACTGCGCCCGGCTCGCCCAGGCCGGCCTCGCCGCCGGCCACGAGCCCGGCGTCGAGTCGGGCCTCCGCCCCGGCGTGGCCGACCCCGCGGCCGGCACCGACGCTGGCGAAGCCGGAACCGACCCGGTCACCGACGCCGCCTGGGACGTGTTGCGCGGCGCCGTCGCCTCCGCCTCCGACCCGACCACCGGCGGCCGGGGCAAGGTGTTCGGCAACACCGCGATCAACATCGTGCCCACCTCCGGCACCGTCGGCGGGCACCTGCCCCGGGCGGTCGGGACCGCGCTCGGCATCGACCGGATGCGCCGGATGGTGCCGACCGTCCGGCAACGTCAACCAGGGCTGACCCGGTCCGCCGCAGTCGGCCGGGCGTACCTGGAACCCCGGCTGCCCTGGCCGGACGACGCCATCGTGGTCTGCAGCTTCGGCGACGCGGCGGTCAACCATGCCGCTGCTGCGGCGGCCTTCAACACCGCCGGCTGGGCCGATCACGCAGGGCTGTCCACGCCGGTGCTGTTCGTCTGCGAGGACAACGGCCTGGGTGGCAGCGTACGGTCGCCGGATGGCTGGGTCGCCGAGACGCTGCGCTCCCGACCAGGGCTGCGGTACTTCGCCGCCGACGGGTGCGACCTGGCGGCCACCTACGACGTCGCCGCTGAGGCTGCCGCCTGGGTCCGCGAGCACCGCCGGCCGGCGGTGCTGCACCTGTCCACCGTCCGGCTGATGGGGCACAGCGGCGCCGACGTCGAATCGGCGTACCGGTCGGCTGAGGAGATCGACCGCGACGTCGCCCGCGACCCACTGGTCGGCACCGCGCGGCTGCTGGTCGCCGCCGGCCTGGCCAGCCCCGACGAGATCATTTCCCGGTACGACGAAGTCGGCTGGCAGGTGCGCAAGGTCGCCGAGGAGGTCATCGGGGAGGCCAAGCTCGAAACCGCCGGGCAGGTCGTGGCCACCATCGCCCCGCGCCGGCCGATCCGGGTCGCCCGGGTGGTCGCCGACACCGGCGCCCGCGCGGCCGGAGCGGCCGCCACCACCCGCGCCACCACCCTCGGCACCCGGCTGCCCGAGGAACGCGGGCCGATGACCCTGGCCCAGACGATCACTGCGGCGCTCGCCGACGGTCTGCTGGCGTACCCGGCAATGACCGTGTTCGGTGCCGACGTTGCCGCCAAAGGCGGGGTGCACGGCGTCACCGCCGGGCTGCAGGACCGGTTCGGCGACCACCGCGTCTTCGACACCACCGGCGACGGCACCACAGTCCTCGGCATCGGACTCGGCGCCGGACTGGCCGGTCAGCTGCCGGTACCGGAGATCCAGTACCTGAGCCACCTGCACAGCGCCGAGGACCAGCTGCGCGGCGAGGCCGCCGCGCTGCAGTTCCTCTCCCGGGGCGGCTACCGCAACCCGATGGTGCTGCGGGTGTCCGGTCTGGCCTACCAGGAGAGCCTCGGCGGACATCTCTACAACGACAACTCGCTGGCGGTGCTGCGGGACGTACCCGGCCTGGTCCTGGCCGTGCCGGCCCGGGCCGACGACGCCGCCGGGCTGCTGCGGTCCTGCCTGGCCAGCGCGGCGGTCGACGGCAGTGTGTGCGTCTTCCTGGAGCCCGTCGCCCTCTACGACACCCGTGACCTGCACAGTCCGGACGACGGACTGTGGCTGGCGCCGTACACCCCGCCAGGGGAGTGGGGCGCCCGGCACATCCCGGTCGGCCGGGCCCGCAGCTACTCCGTCGGCAGCGGCGAGGACCTGACGGTGATCACGTTCGGCAACGGCGTACGGATGTCGTTGCGGGTCGCGGCCCGGCTGGCCGCCGAAGGGGCCGGCTGTCGGGTCGTCGACCTGCGCTGGCTCGCACCGCTGCCGGTGGCCGACATCATCCGCGAGGCGACGGCGACCGGTCGGGTGCTGGTGGTCGACGAGACCCGCCGCTCCGGCGGGGTCGGTGAGGGGGTGCTGGCAGCGCTGGTCGAAGCCGGGTACGTCGGAGCTGCTGCCCGGATCGCGGCATTGGACACCTACGTCCCCCTCGGCCCGGTCGCCAACCAGGTGCTGGTCGGCGAAGATGCCATCACCCAGGGTGCCCGAGCGCTGCTGGCACGGTAA
- a CDS encoding ABC transporter ATP-binding protein, with product MADPAIRTEQLIKTYGRNRGLTGLDLQVETAEVYGFLGPNGAGKSTTIRLLLDLIRPTSGTVRVLGLDPRADGIPLRRRIGYLAGDFIVDGRQTGHELLTYLGNLRGGVPKARITELADRLDLDLGRRIKGLSKGNRQKVGVVQAFMHSPELLILDEPTSGLDPFLQQEFVAMVREAKAAGQTVFMSSHVMSEVQQTADRVGIIRDGRLVTVERVEELRERAVRRIEIVFDAPVPADEFATVPGLSDVVVRDNRLSCRLDGRADPLIKAASRYTVVSFLAEEPDLEDLFFTYYERTETDGVAA from the coding sequence ATGGCTGACCCGGCCATCCGTACCGAGCAGTTGATCAAGACGTACGGCCGCAACCGCGGCCTCACCGGCCTCGACCTTCAGGTCGAGACCGCCGAGGTGTACGGGTTCCTCGGCCCCAACGGGGCCGGCAAGTCCACCACAATCCGGCTGCTACTGGATCTGATCCGCCCGACCAGCGGCACCGTCCGGGTGCTGGGGCTCGACCCGCGCGCCGACGGCATTCCGCTCCGCCGACGGATCGGCTACCTGGCCGGCGACTTCATCGTGGACGGCCGGCAGACCGGCCACGAACTCCTCACCTATCTGGGCAACCTGCGCGGCGGGGTGCCCAAGGCGCGGATCACCGAACTGGCCGACCGGCTCGACCTCGACCTCGGCCGGCGGATCAAAGGGCTGTCCAAGGGCAACCGGCAGAAGGTCGGGGTCGTGCAGGCCTTCATGCACTCCCCCGAGCTGCTCATCCTCGACGAACCGACCAGCGGCCTGGACCCCTTCCTGCAGCAGGAGTTCGTCGCGATGGTCCGCGAGGCAAAGGCCGCCGGGCAGACCGTCTTCATGTCCTCGCACGTGATGAGCGAGGTGCAGCAGACCGCCGACCGGGTCGGCATCATCCGCGACGGCCGGCTGGTCACCGTCGAACGGGTCGAGGAGCTGCGGGAACGGGCGGTACGCCGGATCGAGATCGTCTTCGACGCACCGGTGCCGGCCGACGAGTTCGCGACGGTTCCCGGGCTCAGCGACGTCGTGGTGCGCGACAACCGGCTCAGTTGCCGGCTCGACGGACGGGCCGATCCGCTGATCAAGGCGGCGAGCCGGTACACCGTCGTCAGCTTCCTCGCCGAGGAGCCCGACCTGGAGGACCTCTTCTTCACCTACTACGAGCGGACGGAGACCGACGGTGTTGCTGCGTAA
- a CDS encoding ABC transporter permease subunit — protein MLLRNPFTKALRDNRRSMLGWAVSIAAVGTMYAAFWPTMQTPEMADALAAYPEGMLEALNFEDVTSPAGYLGSAVYGLLIPLLVAVFGIGAGARTIAGDEETGSLDLLLAHPVGRARAALQRFAALLVGLVVTGALLWLALVAIRGPAEFTAVGVGALAAMTLHLVLFGTAFAALAYGVGAATGSRATALGVGAAVAVLGYLANAVLPQVDALAWARDVSPFHWYLDGDPLVNGVQVGGVLLLAGFAAVCVAAGTWRFTRRDIAV, from the coding sequence GTGTTGCTGCGTAACCCGTTCACCAAGGCGCTGCGCGACAACCGCCGGTCCATGCTGGGCTGGGCGGTGTCGATCGCAGCCGTCGGCACCATGTACGCGGCGTTCTGGCCGACCATGCAGACACCGGAGATGGCAGACGCACTGGCTGCATATCCGGAAGGGATGCTGGAGGCGCTCAACTTCGAAGACGTCACCAGTCCCGCCGGCTATCTCGGCAGCGCCGTCTACGGACTGCTCATCCCCCTGCTCGTGGCGGTGTTCGGGATCGGCGCCGGGGCCCGGACGATCGCCGGTGACGAGGAGACCGGTTCGTTGGACCTGCTGCTCGCCCACCCGGTCGGCCGGGCCCGGGCCGCGCTGCAGCGGTTCGCCGCGCTGCTGGTCGGGCTGGTGGTCACCGGGGCGCTGCTCTGGCTGGCCCTGGTGGCGATCCGTGGTCCGGCCGAGTTCACCGCCGTCGGGGTCGGTGCGCTGGCCGCGATGACCCTGCATCTGGTGCTGTTCGGCACCGCGTTCGCCGCCCTGGCGTACGGCGTGGGGGCCGCCACCGGCAGCCGCGCGACGGCGCTCGGCGTCGGCGCGGCGGTCGCCGTGCTCGGCTACCTCGCCAATGCCGTCCTGCCCCAGGTCGACGCATTGGCGTGGGCCCGCGACGTCTCCCCGTTCCACTGGTACCTCGACGGCGACCCGTTGGTGAACGGGGTGCAGGTCGGCGGCGTACTGCTGCTCGCCGGCTTCGCCGCGGTCTGCGTCGCCGCCGGCACCTGGCGCTTCACCCGCCGCGACATCGCCGTGTGA
- a CDS encoding YjbQ family protein, whose product MDSDVISIRTGSRPVVRDITAEAGRFVAGRGDGLLHVFVPHATAGIAIIETGAGSDDDLLTALDQLLPTDDRWQHRHGSPGHGRDHVLPAFVAPYATLPVLDGRLALGTWQSVCLVDPNGDNADRKVRFSFLAG is encoded by the coding sequence ATGGACTCCGACGTGATCTCCATCCGGACCGGCTCCCGACCCGTGGTGCGTGACATCACCGCCGAGGCGGGACGGTTCGTCGCCGGACGTGGCGACGGGCTGCTGCACGTGTTCGTACCGCACGCCACCGCCGGTATCGCGATCATCGAGACCGGTGCCGGCTCCGACGACGATCTGCTCACCGCCCTGGACCAACTGCTGCCCACCGACGACCGCTGGCAGCACCGGCACGGCTCCCCCGGGCACGGCCGGGACCATGTGCTGCCGGCGTTCGTCGCCCCGTACGCCACCCTGCCCGTGCTCGACGGCCGGCTCGCCCTCGGCACCTGGCAGTCGGTCTGCCTGGTCGACCCGAACGGGGACAACGCCGACCGCAAGGTCCGGTTCTCCTTCCTCGCCGGTTGA
- the aceE gene encoding pyruvate dehydrogenase (acetyl-transferring), homodimeric type, protein MATERKRPVISDGLPSQLPDIDPEETSEWVESLDGVIDERGAKRARYVMLRLLERARERQVGVPPLTTTDYINTIPPEREPWFPGDEMIERRIRAYIRWNAAVLVHRAQRPEIGVGGHISTYASAASLYEVGMNHFFRGKQHPGGGDHIFFQGHASPGMYARAFVEGRLSEQRLDGFRQELSHAGLGGGLPSYPHPRLMPDFWEFPTVSMGLGAINAIYQARFNRYLQHRGIKDTSDQHVWAFLGDGEMDEPESLGAIGVAAREELDNLTFVINCNLQRLDGPVRGNGKVMQELEAFFRGAGWNVIKVVWGREWDPLLAADTDGALVNLMNTTPDGDYQTYKAESGAYVREHFFGRDPRTRKMVEGLSDDEIWNLKRGGHDYRKLYAAYKAATEHTGQPTVILAKTIKGWTLGEHFEGRNATHQMKKLTLDDLKTFRDRLYLDVPDEQLEANPYLPPYLRPADDSPEMTYLQERRKALGGYVPTRRTAARPLAVPGSERFGDVKRGSGKQKVATTMAFVRLLKDIMKDREFGKRWVPIIPDEARTFGMDSLFPTQKIYSPHGQKYTAVDRELFLSYKESTAGQILHEGINEAGSVASFTAAGTSYATHDEPMIPLYIFYSMFGFQRTGDAFWAAADQMARGFVLGATAGRTTLNGEGLQHEDGHSQLLAATNPAVVAYDPAFAFEIAHIVENGLHRMYGESPENIFYYLTVYNEPILQPAQPDGLDVEGLLKGLYRYAAAPQVSRADGAEVPRATILASGTGMQWALKAQQLLAEDWQVAAEVWSVTSWTELRRDAVACEEHNLLNPGGDLRVPHVRTALADAPGSVVAVSDWMRAVPDLIARWVPGDYTSLGTDGFGLSDTRHALRRHFHVDAESVAVAALRQLALRGEIPAEVPAGAAKKYAIDDVGAAPVGETGGES, encoded by the coding sequence GTGGCCACGGAACGCAAGCGCCCGGTGATCAGCGACGGCCTGCCGAGCCAGCTTCCGGACATCGACCCTGAAGAAACCAGCGAATGGGTCGAGTCACTCGACGGAGTGATCGACGAACGCGGCGCCAAACGCGCCCGCTACGTCATGCTGCGCCTGCTCGAACGGGCTCGGGAGCGTCAGGTCGGGGTGCCGCCACTGACCACCACCGACTACATCAACACGATTCCGCCGGAACGCGAACCCTGGTTCCCCGGCGACGAGATGATCGAGCGGCGGATCCGCGCGTACATCCGGTGGAACGCCGCGGTGCTGGTGCACCGCGCGCAGCGGCCGGAGATCGGCGTCGGTGGCCACATCTCCACCTACGCCAGCGCCGCGTCCCTCTACGAAGTGGGGATGAATCACTTCTTCCGTGGCAAGCAGCACCCCGGCGGTGGTGACCACATCTTCTTCCAGGGGCACGCCTCCCCCGGCATGTACGCCCGCGCCTTCGTCGAGGGCCGGCTGTCGGAGCAGCGCCTCGACGGCTTCCGGCAGGAGCTGTCGCACGCCGGGCTCGGCGGCGGCCTGCCGTCGTACCCGCACCCGCGACTGATGCCGGACTTCTGGGAGTTCCCCACCGTCTCGATGGGCCTCGGCGCGATCAACGCGATCTACCAGGCCCGGTTCAACCGGTACCTGCAGCACCGGGGCATCAAGGACACCTCCGACCAGCACGTGTGGGCGTTCCTCGGCGACGGTGAGATGGACGAGCCGGAGTCGCTCGGCGCGATCGGGGTGGCCGCCCGCGAGGAGCTGGACAACCTCACCTTCGTGATCAACTGCAACCTGCAGCGGCTGGACGGCCCGGTGCGCGGCAACGGCAAGGTCATGCAGGAGCTGGAGGCGTTCTTCCGGGGCGCCGGCTGGAACGTGATCAAGGTCGTCTGGGGCCGGGAGTGGGATCCGCTGCTCGCCGCGGACACCGACGGCGCGCTGGTCAACCTGATGAACACCACGCCGGACGGCGACTACCAGACCTACAAGGCCGAGTCCGGCGCGTACGTGCGGGAGCACTTCTTCGGTCGCGACCCGCGTACCCGCAAGATGGTCGAAGGGCTGTCCGACGACGAGATCTGGAACCTCAAGCGCGGCGGACACGACTACCGCAAGCTGTACGCGGCGTACAAGGCGGCCACCGAGCACACCGGCCAGCCGACGGTGATCCTGGCCAAGACGATCAAGGGCTGGACGCTCGGGGAGCACTTCGAGGGCCGCAACGCAACCCACCAGATGAAGAAGCTGACCCTGGACGACCTGAAGACCTTCCGGGACCGGCTCTACCTGGACGTGCCGGACGAGCAGTTGGAAGCCAACCCGTACCTCCCGCCGTACCTGCGCCCGGCCGACGATTCCCCGGAGATGACCTACCTGCAGGAGCGCCGCAAGGCCCTCGGCGGGTACGTGCCGACCCGGCGGACCGCCGCCCGTCCGCTGGCGGTGCCGGGCAGCGAGCGGTTCGGTGACGTCAAACGCGGCTCCGGCAAGCAGAAGGTCGCCACCACGATGGCCTTCGTCCGGCTGCTCAAGGACATCATGAAGGACCGCGAGTTCGGCAAGCGGTGGGTGCCGATCATCCCGGACGAGGCGCGGACCTTCGGCATGGACTCGCTGTTCCCGACGCAGAAGATCTACTCACCGCACGGGCAGAAGTACACTGCGGTGGACCGGGAGCTGTTCCTGTCGTACAAGGAGTCCACCGCCGGGCAGATCCTGCACGAGGGGATCAACGAGGCCGGCTCGGTCGCGTCGTTCACCGCCGCCGGCACGTCGTACGCCACTCACGACGAGCCGATGATCCCGCTGTACATCTTCTACTCGATGTTCGGCTTCCAGCGCACCGGTGACGCGTTCTGGGCGGCGGCCGACCAGATGGCCCGCGGCTTCGTCCTCGGGGCCACCGCCGGGCGGACCACGCTCAACGGCGAGGGCCTGCAGCACGAGGACGGGCATTCGCAGCTGCTCGCCGCGACCAACCCGGCGGTGGTCGCCTATGACCCGGCGTTCGCGTTCGAGATCGCCCACATCGTGGAGAACGGCCTGCACCGGATGTACGGCGAGTCGCCGGAGAACATCTTCTACTACCTGACGGTGTACAACGAGCCGATCCTGCAGCCGGCGCAGCCGGACGGGCTCGACGTCGAAGGACTACTCAAGGGCCTCTACCGGTACGCGGCGGCACCACAGGTGAGCCGGGCCGACGGCGCCGAGGTGCCGCGCGCGACGATCCTCGCCTCCGGCACCGGGATGCAGTGGGCGCTCAAGGCCCAGCAGCTGCTCGCCGAGGACTGGCAGGTGGCCGCCGAGGTGTGGTCGGTGACCTCCTGGACGGAGCTGCGTCGCGACGCGGTCGCCTGTGAGGAGCACAACCTGCTCAACCCGGGCGGTGACCTGCGGGTTCCGCATGTACGCACGGCGCTGGCCGACGCGCCCGGCTCGGTGGTCGCGGTCAGCGACTGGATGCGGGCGGTGCCGGACCTGATCGCCCGTTGGGTGCCGGGGGACTACACCTCACTCGGCACCGACGGTTTCGGGCTGTCGGACACCCGGCACGCGCTGCGTCGGCACTTCCACGTCGACGCCGAGTCGGTGGCGGTCGCGGCATTGCGCCAGTTGGCGCTGCGCGGCGAGATCCCGGCCGAGGTGCCCGCTGGCGCCGCCAAGAAGTACGCGATCGACGATGTCGGGGCTGCCCCGGTCGGGGAGACCGGCGGCGAGTCCTGA
- a CDS encoding SRPBCC domain-containing protein, translating into MILIERSGRAEAPIDTVWEVVGQAALLPDWLAGVRQAEVIGGDIRRMRVHTADGAAADAEVIEFQPPKLIAWRERAAGPGLRAEARTEVQVELTPEGDGTAVRLTIVRWPAGQVSATLLRLGKHRVGADLETSLGRLSDLAAARHAANAGDRTNVGDRTNVC; encoded by the coding sequence ATGATCCTCATCGAACGCAGCGGACGGGCGGAGGCCCCGATCGACACCGTCTGGGAGGTGGTCGGGCAGGCCGCGTTGCTGCCCGACTGGCTCGCCGGTGTCCGCCAGGCCGAGGTGATCGGCGGCGACATCCGCCGGATGCGGGTGCACACGGCGGACGGCGCGGCCGCGGACGCCGAGGTAATCGAGTTCCAGCCGCCCAAGCTGATCGCCTGGCGGGAGCGGGCCGCCGGTCCCGGCCTGCGGGCCGAGGCCCGTACCGAGGTGCAGGTCGAACTCACCCCGGAGGGCGACGGCACCGCAGTACGGCTGACCATCGTGCGGTGGCCGGCCGGCCAGGTCAGCGCGACCCTGCTGCGACTCGGCAAGCACCGGGTCGGTGCCGATCTGGAGACCTCCCTGGGCCGCCTGTCCGACCTGGCCGCCGCCCGGCACGCCGCCAACGCCGGCGACCGGACCAACGTCGGCGACCGGACCAACGTCTGCTGA
- the gltX gene encoding glutamate--tRNA ligase, translating into MTVRVRFAPSPTGMFHVGGARSALQNWIYAKQHGGVFVLRVEDTDAARNRPEWIEGILSALDWIGIRRGSYEGPYFQSTNAGEHRAAADRLHQSGRAYYCDCARADVQARTGSEYRGYDGFCRDRGLDAGAGRALRFRTPDTGSTTVVDLIRGEPTFENQLIEDFVIARGDGSPVFLLANVVDDISQGITHVIRAEEHLPNTPKQQLLWAALGVKPPVWAHVPVVVNEKRQKLSKRRDKVALEAYRDEGYLADAMRNYLMLLGWAPSNDREIVPWSVIEEEFRLEGVNPSPAFFDERKLRAFNGEYIRALPVEDFIAACQPWLTGTPSAPAPTGSGIAPPPWRATDYDPTTFAAVAPLAQTRIAVLSEIVANVDFLFLDVPVIDDAAWAKAMKDGSADLLDATIAAFAALPDWSAEPLKAALEQVGAERGLKLGRAQAPVRVAVTGRSVGLPLFESLEVLGPERTLRRLRDARARLG; encoded by the coding sequence GTGACGGTACGCGTACGCTTCGCCCCATCCCCCACCGGTATGTTCCATGTCGGCGGTGCCCGTTCAGCACTGCAGAACTGGATCTACGCCAAGCAGCACGGGGGCGTGTTCGTACTGCGGGTGGAGGACACCGACGCGGCCCGCAACCGCCCCGAGTGGATCGAGGGGATCCTCAGCGCGCTGGACTGGATCGGCATCCGTCGTGGTTCGTACGAGGGGCCGTACTTCCAGTCGACCAACGCCGGCGAGCACCGCGCGGCGGCCGACCGGCTGCACCAGTCCGGGCGTGCCTACTACTGCGACTGCGCCCGCGCCGACGTGCAGGCCCGCACCGGCAGCGAGTACCGGGGGTACGACGGGTTCTGCCGCGACCGGGGTCTCGACGCTGGTGCTGGACGGGCACTGCGGTTCCGCACTCCGGACACCGGCAGCACCACGGTCGTCGACCTGATCCGCGGCGAGCCGACGTTCGAGAACCAGTTGATCGAGGACTTCGTCATCGCCCGGGGCGACGGCTCACCGGTCTTCCTGCTGGCCAACGTGGTCGACGACATCTCCCAGGGGATCACCCACGTGATCCGCGCCGAGGAACACCTGCCGAACACCCCGAAACAGCAACTGCTCTGGGCAGCACTCGGGGTCAAGCCACCGGTGTGGGCGCACGTGCCGGTGGTCGTCAACGAGAAACGCCAGAAGCTGTCCAAGCGCCGCGACAAGGTGGCGCTGGAGGCGTACCGCGACGAGGGGTACCTCGCCGACGCGATGCGCAACTATCTGATGCTGCTCGGCTGGGCGCCGAGCAACGACCGGGAGATCGTGCCCTGGTCGGTGATCGAGGAGGAGTTCCGGCTGGAGGGGGTGAACCCGTCACCGGCGTTCTTCGACGAGCGCAAGCTACGCGCCTTCAACGGCGAGTACATCCGGGCGCTGCCGGTCGAGGACTTCATCGCCGCCTGCCAGCCCTGGCTGACCGGGACTCCGTCGGCGCCGGCGCCGACCGGCAGCGGTATCGCGCCGCCGCCGTGGCGGGCGACCGACTACGACCCGACGACGTTCGCGGCGGTCGCCCCGCTCGCTCAGACCAGGATCGCCGTACTCAGCGAGATCGTCGCCAACGTCGATTTCCTCTTCCTCGACGTCCCGGTGATCGACGACGCCGCGTGGGCAAAGGCGATGAAGGACGGCTCGGCCGACCTGCTGGACGCGACGATCGCCGCGTTCGCGGCGCTGCCGGACTGGTCCGCCGAGCCGTTGAAGGCGGCGCTGGAGCAGGTCGGCGCCGAGCGTGGCCTCAAGCTCGGCAGGGCCCAGGCACCGGTACGGGTCGCGGTGACCGGCCGGTCCGTCGGGCTGCCGCTGTTCGAGTCACTGGAAGTCCTCGGGCCGGAGCGCACGTTGCGTCGGCTGCGCGACGCCCGCGCCCGGCTCGGCTGA
- a CDS encoding copper resistance CopC family protein has translation MVRVPGVLLAVFVGMLAVLFGASPAQAHNVLTGSDPADGAELAQAPETVRLTFLANLNQEQTELSVTGPDGAAASTGAPVVDGKAVSVPFRPGPAGEYTVDYNVLSTDGHWVKGTLAFTLTVGVEPTADPSPTGAPSPTAAEPTPEATPAPPTPQATSSTESTPWWPWLVGAVVLLVAVAAGAFFVRRRST, from the coding sequence GTGGTACGCGTACCAGGGGTGTTGCTCGCGGTGTTCGTCGGGATGCTCGCGGTGCTGTTCGGAGCATCACCGGCCCAGGCACACAACGTGCTGACTGGGAGCGATCCGGCTGACGGCGCGGAGCTTGCGCAGGCCCCCGAGACGGTCCGCCTCACCTTTCTGGCCAATCTCAACCAGGAGCAGACCGAACTGAGTGTGACCGGTCCGGACGGCGCTGCGGCGTCCACCGGGGCGCCCGTAGTGGACGGCAAGGCGGTGAGCGTGCCGTTCCGTCCCGGACCCGCCGGCGAATACACAGTGGACTACAATGTGTTGTCTACTGATGGGCACTGGGTCAAGGGCACACTCGCCTTCACTTTGACGGTCGGTGTCGAGCCGACCGCTGATCCGTCACCGACCGGGGCGCCCAGTCCCACCGCCGCCGAACCGACACCGGAGGCGACCCCGGCGCCGCCGACGCCGCAGGCGACCAGCTCCACCGAGTCGACGCCCTGGTGGCCGTGGCTGGTCGGTGCCGTCGTCCTGCTGGTCGCGGTGGCGGCCGGAGCGTTCTTCGTCCGCCGCCGTAGCACCTGA
- a CDS encoding phosphatase PAP2 family protein, with amino-acid sequence MIARPPLVVPLLALLALAALTTGLVVDPALVARLDAPVTDGLRAYAADRPTLVAVLRTATDLAATLSFLAVGAAATILFALRRDRPRAWFCATVTVAAPVSWQLGQWLLHRPRPADGFVTIAANGFPSGHTTNAAAAAFAVVLLVWPRVRRTGRLLVVVLAGAGALFIAATRLVLLAHWPVDVIGGVLVAVTVVALAARLWSSRAGGPAAAGPVPGKVSSRDGSCEVRSS; translated from the coding sequence ATGATCGCCCGCCCGCCGCTGGTCGTCCCGCTGCTGGCCCTGCTCGCCCTCGCGGCGCTGACCACCGGTCTGGTGGTGGATCCCGCGTTGGTCGCCCGGCTGGACGCCCCGGTGACCGACGGGCTGCGGGCCTACGCCGCGGACCGGCCGACGCTGGTGGCGGTCCTGCGGACCGCCACCGATCTGGCGGCGACGCTGTCGTTCCTGGCCGTCGGAGCCGCCGCGACCATCCTGTTCGCCCTGCGCCGGGACCGGCCCCGGGCCTGGTTCTGCGCGACGGTGACCGTCGCGGCCCCGGTCAGCTGGCAACTGGGGCAGTGGCTGCTGCACCGGCCCCGCCCGGCGGACGGCTTCGTGACCATCGCCGCCAACGGCTTCCCCAGCGGGCACACCACCAACGCCGCCGCTGCGGCGTTCGCGGTCGTCCTGCTGGTCTGGCCCCGGGTACGGCGTACCGGGCGGTTGCTGGTGGTGGTGCTCGCCGGAGCCGGTGCGCTGTTCATCGCGGCGACCCGGCTGGTGCTGCTCGCCCACTGGCCGGTCGACGTGATCGGCGGCGTCCTGGTGGCGGTGACGGTGGTGGCGCTGGCCGCCCGCCTCTGGTCATCACGGGCGGGGGGGCCGGCGGCGGCCGGCCCGGTACCTGGCAAGGTGTCGTCTCGGGACGGCTCGTGCGAGGTGAGGAGTTCGTGA